A single genomic interval of Bacillus sp. es.036 harbors:
- the mtaB gene encoding tRNA (N(6)-L-threonylcarbamoyladenosine(37)-C(2))-methylthiotransferase MtaB — protein sequence MPSVAFHTLGCKVNHYETEAIWQLFKDHDYERVEFDHASDVYVINTCTVTNTGDKKSRQVIRRAIRKNPDAVICVTGCYAQTSPAEIMAIPGVDVVVGTQDRVKMLDYIEQYKREREPVNGVGNIMKARVYEELEVPAFTDRTRASLKIQEGCNNFCTFCIIPWARGLLRSREPEAVLTQAQQLVDAGYKEIVLTGIHTAGYGEDLKEYNFAQLLRDLDAKVKGLKRIRISSIEASQVTDEVIEVLNQSEKVVPHLHIPLQSGSNTVLQRMRRKYTMEMFGERLERLKQALPGLAITSDVIVGFPGETEEEFNETYDFIAKHKFSELHVFPFSRRTGTPAARMEDQVDDEIKNKRVHHLIELSNQLAKEYASHYEGEVLEVIPEEKYKEDQTSDLYVGYSANYMKVIFEASEAMIGKIVKVKITKAGYPYNEGQFVRVMNEDEPTAAVASF from the coding sequence ATGCCTTCAGTTGCATTCCATACATTAGGTTGTAAAGTGAATCACTATGAAACGGAAGCGATTTGGCAGTTGTTTAAAGATCATGATTATGAGCGAGTGGAGTTTGATCATGCATCGGATGTTTATGTTATTAATACTTGTACCGTAACAAATACTGGGGATAAGAAAAGTCGACAGGTCATTCGTCGAGCGATTCGAAAAAATCCAGATGCTGTCATTTGTGTAACGGGTTGTTACGCTCAAACCTCACCTGCTGAAATTATGGCAATTCCTGGTGTGGATGTAGTGGTAGGAACACAGGATCGCGTGAAGATGCTTGATTACATTGAGCAATATAAACGTGAGAGAGAGCCTGTGAACGGTGTAGGCAATATTATGAAAGCGCGGGTATATGAAGAACTTGAAGTTCCAGCATTTACGGATCGTACGCGCGCATCCCTTAAGATCCAAGAGGGGTGTAACAATTTTTGTACTTTCTGCATTATTCCATGGGCAAGAGGTCTTCTAAGGTCGCGTGAACCTGAAGCTGTTCTGACTCAGGCGCAGCAACTTGTTGATGCGGGCTATAAAGAAATCGTTCTGACTGGTATTCATACAGCGGGATATGGAGAAGATTTAAAGGAGTATAATTTTGCCCAACTTCTTCGTGATCTTGATGCGAAAGTAAAAGGTTTGAAACGAATTCGTATATCTTCTATTGAAGCAAGTCAGGTAACGGATGAAGTGATTGAAGTATTAAATCAGTCAGAAAAAGTGGTTCCGCACTTGCATATTCCACTTCAATCAGGTTCAAACACGGTGCTTCAGCGCATGAGAAGAAAGTATACAATGGAAATGTTTGGTGAGCGCTTAGAGCGTTTGAAACAAGCTCTTCCAGGTCTTGCGATTACTTCAGATGTAATTGTAGGATTCCCTGGTGAAACAGAAGAAGAATTTAACGAAACGTATGATTTTATTGCAAAACATAAATTCTCAGAACTTCATGTTTTCCCATTTTCTAGGCGTACAGGTACACCAGCAGCGCGAATGGAAGACCAGGTAGATGATGAAATTAAGAATAAGCGAGTTCATCATTTGATTGAGCTTTCCAATCAGCTGGCAAAAGAGTACGCGTCTCACTATGAAGGAGAAGTTCTTGAAGTTATTCCTGAAGAGAAATACAAGGAAGATCAGACTTCAGACTTATATGTCGGGTATTCGGCGAACTATATGAAAGTGATTTTTGAAGCATCAGAAGCAATGATAGGAAAAATAGTTAAAGTGAAAATCACAAAGGCGGGCTATCCTTATAACGAAGGACAATTCGTTCGTGTTATGAATGAGGATGAACCAACAGCTGCAGTTGCTTCGTTTTAA
- a CDS encoding 16S rRNA (uracil(1498)-N(3))-methyltransferase has product MQRYFISKSQLHQDHILIEGEDVKHISRVMRMAVGDRIICCTEDGQSAICELDELSADFIKAIPKEWLDEQKRLPVNVTIVQGLPKGDKLETVIQKGAELGADQFIPFKAERSVVKWDEQKSVKKLQRLNKIAKEAAEQSHRTTIPRIDMPQSLSSLIKTSESYDHKLIAYEEEARAGESAKLVQTLHEANMNDRIMVVFGPEGGLSENEVATLKEAGFSSCGLGPRILRTETAAMYVLAAISYHFELMG; this is encoded by the coding sequence ATGCAACGATATTTTATCTCTAAATCTCAGCTTCACCAAGATCATATTTTGATTGAAGGGGAAGATGTCAAGCATATCTCAAGAGTGATGAGGATGGCAGTAGGGGATCGCATTATTTGTTGTACAGAAGATGGTCAATCAGCGATTTGTGAATTAGATGAGCTATCAGCTGACTTCATTAAAGCTATTCCAAAAGAGTGGCTTGACGAGCAAAAAAGGTTACCTGTAAATGTGACAATTGTACAGGGGTTACCTAAAGGAGACAAACTTGAGACGGTTATACAAAAAGGAGCAGAACTTGGTGCTGATCAGTTTATTCCTTTTAAAGCTGAGCGTTCTGTTGTAAAATGGGATGAGCAAAAAAGCGTGAAAAAGTTGCAGAGGCTAAACAAAATTGCAAAAGAAGCGGCTGAGCAGTCTCATCGAACAACGATTCCAAGGATTGATATGCCTCAATCCCTTTCCTCACTGATTAAGACGAGTGAATCATATGACCATAAGTTAATTGCATACGAAGAAGAAGCAAGAGCAGGAGAATCTGCTAAGCTCGTTCAAACGCTTCACGAGGCAAATATGAACGATCGAATTATGGTTGTGTTTGGTCCGGAAGGCGGGCTATCAGAAAATGAAGTCGCCACTTTGAAAGAAGCTGGGTTCTCTTCATGTGGACTTGGTCCTAGAATATTACGAACAGAAACGGCTGCTATGTATGTACTGGCAGCAATTTCTTATCATTTTGAATTAATGGGGTGA
- the prmA gene encoding 50S ribosomal protein L11 methyltransferase, with translation MKWSEISIHTTNEAIEAVSNILHEAGASGVVIEDPMDLVKVWDTTFGEVYQLNPDDYPEEGVILKAYLPVNSFLGETVEQIKEAINGLLVYDIDLGHNTVQISEVNEEEWATAWKKYYKPVKISERITITPTWEDYQPVTTDEIIIELDPGMAFGTGTHPTTVLCVQALEKIIKPGHRVIDVGTGSGVLSIAAASLGADSVDALDLDEIAVKSAALNTKLNKVHHKISVSQNNLLEGVEESYDVVVANLLSEIIVRFTDDVARVLKPGGAFITSGIITAKKQEVKQSILEQGLEIEETLQMEDWVAFIARKPHA, from the coding sequence ATGAAATGGTCTGAAATAAGCATTCATACAACAAACGAAGCGATTGAAGCGGTGTCAAACATTCTACATGAAGCAGGAGCCAGTGGGGTAGTTATTGAAGACCCGATGGATCTTGTGAAAGTATGGGATACTACTTTCGGAGAGGTTTATCAGCTAAATCCTGATGATTATCCTGAGGAAGGCGTTATTTTAAAGGCGTACTTACCAGTCAATAGTTTTCTTGGTGAAACGGTTGAACAAATTAAAGAAGCGATTAATGGATTGCTTGTCTATGATATTGATCTAGGGCATAACACTGTTCAAATAAGTGAAGTAAATGAGGAAGAATGGGCTACAGCTTGGAAAAAATATTATAAACCTGTCAAAATTTCTGAACGTATCACCATTACACCTACATGGGAAGACTATCAGCCTGTTACAACAGATGAAATTATTATTGAGCTTGATCCTGGAATGGCATTTGGAACCGGTACACATCCGACAACGGTTTTATGTGTACAAGCGCTGGAGAAAATTATTAAACCAGGACACCGTGTGATTGACGTCGGTACCGGATCTGGGGTATTAAGTATTGCGGCAGCTAGTTTAGGTGCAGATTCAGTGGATGCACTTGACCTTGATGAGATAGCTGTAAAAAGCGCAGCTCTTAATACAAAGCTTAATAAAGTTCATCACAAAATTAGCGTGAGTCAAAATAATCTTCTAGAGGGTGTAGAAGAGTCCTATGATGTGGTTGTGGCGAACTTACTTTCGGAAATTATCGTTCGTTTTACAGATGACGTTGCTAGGGTTCTTAAGCCTGGTGGTGCCTTTATTACTTCTGGTATCATTACGGCCAAGAAACAGGAAGTGAAACAATCGATTCTAGAACAGGGCCTTGAAATTGAAGAAACGCTTCAAATGGAAGATTGGGTTGCCTTTATTGCGAGAAAGCCCCACGCGTAA
- the dnaJ gene encoding molecular chaperone DnaJ has protein sequence MSKRDYYEVLGVSKDASEAEMKKAYRKLAKQYHPDINQEPGADEKFKEVTEAYEVLSDSQKRAQYDQFGHADPNQGFGGGGADFGGFGDIFDMFFGGGGRRNPNAPRQGADLQYSMELTFEEAAFGKETDIYIPKEEECSTCDGSGAKPGTSPETCSHCGGAGQLNVEQNTPFGRVVNRRVCHHCEGTGKLIKDKCKTCRGKGKVEVKKKIHVKIPAGIDEGQQIRITGKGEAGVNGGPPGDLFVVVYVKSHDFYERSGDDVLCQMPITFSQAGLGDEIEVPTLHGKVKLKVPAGTQSGTNFRLKGKGIQNVRGYGQGDQHVKIQVITPKHLTDRQKDLLREFSEISGQVPDEQHENFFSKVKKAFKGE, from the coding sequence ATGAGTAAACGAGATTATTATGAAGTGCTTGGCGTTAGCAAAGATGCTTCGGAAGCTGAAATGAAAAAGGCTTATCGCAAGCTTGCCAAGCAATACCATCCTGATATTAATCAGGAACCTGGTGCAGATGAGAAATTTAAAGAAGTGACAGAAGCGTATGAGGTACTAAGTGACTCACAAAAGAGAGCTCAGTACGATCAGTTTGGTCATGCCGATCCTAACCAAGGTTTTGGCGGTGGCGGAGCTGACTTTGGCGGCTTTGGTGATATTTTTGATATGTTCTTTGGTGGAGGTGGACGACGCAATCCAAATGCTCCAAGACAGGGTGCTGACCTTCAATATTCCATGGAATTAACATTTGAGGAAGCAGCTTTTGGTAAAGAAACGGATATTTATATACCAAAAGAAGAGGAATGTTCTACTTGTGATGGATCAGGTGCAAAACCTGGAACATCTCCTGAGACGTGTTCTCACTGTGGTGGTGCAGGTCAATTAAACGTTGAACAAAACACACCGTTTGGCCGCGTTGTTAATCGTCGCGTTTGTCACCATTGTGAAGGTACTGGTAAGCTTATTAAAGATAAATGTAAAACTTGCCGAGGTAAAGGGAAAGTGGAAGTGAAGAAAAAGATCCATGTTAAAATCCCTGCTGGTATTGATGAAGGTCAACAAATTCGCATTACTGGTAAAGGCGAAGCTGGAGTTAATGGTGGTCCTCCAGGAGATCTATTTGTAGTGGTTTATGTGAAATCACATGATTTTTACGAACGAAGTGGCGATGATGTATTATGCCAGATGCCAATCACGTTCTCTCAAGCGGGTCTTGGAGATGAAATTGAAGTCCCAACGCTCCACGGAAAAGTTAAACTTAAGGTTCCAGCTGGAACACAAAGTGGTACGAACTTCCGCCTTAAAGGCAAGGGAATTCAAAACGTGAGAGGATACGGTCAAGGAGATCAGCATGTGAAAATTCAAGTGATTACTCCTAAACACTTAACAGACCGTCAAAAAGATCTTTTACGTGAATTTAGTGAGATTTCAGGACAGGTACCTGATGAGCAACATGAGAATTTTTTCTCTAAAGTTAAAAAAGCTTTTAAGGGAGAATAA